A DNA window from Buttiauxella agrestis contains the following coding sequences:
- a CDS encoding helix-turn-helix domain-containing protein has protein sequence MDTANNQNNGHSYPSFYPPRPVTEIALLRQALNAVGTDHVFHPRDEIYAIRENEKSLYLFADGYFSAIRSVDGLVLSSVRGELIFGIAECMRPRGGWFLKVEETCTARVVPADQAFAIFTQQQLWEPVASILSWFLQIYSLREEHLVGVSAYVMVRNKLIELQTLAPEMRCNINVADFIQERTQLARSTIMAILGELRRGDYVEIKRGRLVTVKYLPKEY, from the coding sequence ATGGATACCGCAAATAATCAAAACAACGGCCACAGCTATCCTTCTTTTTATCCTCCTCGTCCAGTCACTGAAATAGCGTTGTTGCGTCAGGCGCTTAATGCGGTGGGAACCGATCACGTTTTTCATCCTCGCGATGAGATTTACGCTATTCGGGAAAATGAAAAATCCCTCTATTTATTTGCCGACGGGTATTTTAGCGCGATTCGTAGCGTTGACGGTTTGGTGCTTTCTTCGGTTCGCGGAGAGCTGATTTTTGGCATCGCGGAATGTATGAGACCACGGGGTGGCTGGTTTTTAAAGGTTGAAGAAACCTGCACGGCGCGCGTTGTGCCAGCCGATCAGGCATTTGCCATTTTTACGCAACAACAGTTATGGGAACCGGTCGCGAGCATTCTTTCCTGGTTTTTGCAGATTTACTCCCTGCGTGAAGAGCATCTTGTGGGGGTGTCGGCGTATGTCATGGTGCGCAATAAATTAATTGAGCTTCAAACCCTGGCGCCTGAGATGCGTTGCAATATTAATGTGGCGGACTTTATTCAGGAACGTACGCAACTTGCCCGAAGCACCATCATGGCGATTCTGGGTGAATTACGCCGTGGGGATTATGTTGAGATAAAGCGCGGAAGGCTGGTCACGGTAAAATATTTGCCGAAAGAATATTAA
- the gdhA gene encoding NADP-specific glutamate dehydrogenase, which translates to MENTLSLESFLTSVQQRDPNQPEFAQAVREVMTTLWPFLEQNPQYRRSALLERLVEPERVIQFRVTWVDDKNQVQVNRAWRVQFSSAIGPFKGGMRFHPSVNLSILKFLGFEQTFKNALTTLPMGGGKGGSDFNPKGKSEGEVMRFCQALMMELYRHLGPDTDVPAGDIGVGGREVGFMAGMMKKLSNNTACVFTGKGLSFGGSLIRPEATGYGLIYFTDAMLQRHGLGFEGMRVAVSGSGNVAQYAIEKALSLGARVVTASDSNGTVVDEAGFTTEKLARLTEIKSSRDGRVADYAREFGLKYLEGQQPWSVPVDIALPCATQNELDTEAARTLIANGVKAVAEGANMPTTIEATNLFLDAGVLFAPGKAANAGGVATSGLEMAQNAARLGWKAEKVDIRLHHIMLDIHEACVNYGGEEKQTHYVRGANIAGFVKVADAMLGQGVL; encoded by the coding sequence ATGGAAAACACGCTTTCCCTCGAATCATTCCTGACCTCTGTTCAACAACGCGATCCAAACCAACCTGAATTTGCCCAGGCAGTACGCGAAGTCATGACCACGCTCTGGCCGTTCCTGGAGCAAAACCCGCAATACCGCCGTTCGGCACTTTTAGAGCGCCTTGTGGAACCTGAACGCGTGATTCAGTTCCGCGTGACCTGGGTTGATGATAAGAATCAAGTGCAGGTAAACCGCGCCTGGCGCGTGCAGTTCAGCTCAGCCATTGGCCCATTTAAAGGCGGAATGCGTTTCCACCCCTCCGTTAACCTCTCGATTCTGAAATTCTTAGGCTTTGAACAAACCTTCAAAAATGCGCTGACCACGCTGCCAATGGGCGGCGGGAAAGGCGGCAGCGACTTTAACCCGAAAGGTAAAAGCGAAGGCGAAGTGATGCGTTTTTGCCAGGCACTGATGATGGAGTTGTATCGCCATCTGGGACCAGACACTGACGTACCGGCAGGCGATATCGGCGTTGGCGGGCGCGAAGTGGGCTTTATGGCGGGGATGATGAAAAAGCTCTCCAACAATACCGCGTGCGTGTTTACCGGAAAAGGTTTGTCGTTTGGCGGCAGCCTGATTCGCCCGGAAGCCACCGGTTACGGGCTGATTTATTTCACCGATGCGATGCTGCAACGCCACGGCCTGGGCTTTGAAGGCATGCGCGTGGCGGTTTCTGGCTCCGGCAACGTTGCGCAATACGCCATCGAAAAAGCGCTGTCATTGGGCGCTCGGGTCGTAACGGCGTCTGATTCCAACGGAACCGTCGTCGATGAAGCGGGCTTTACCACCGAAAAACTGGCGCGTTTGACTGAGATTAAGTCCAGCCGCGACGGACGTGTGGCCGATTACGCCCGCGAATTTGGTCTGAAATATCTCGAAGGCCAGCAACCGTGGAGCGTTCCGGTTGATATCGCGCTGCCATGTGCCACGCAAAATGAGCTGGATACCGAAGCGGCACGTACGCTTATCGCCAACGGCGTGAAAGCGGTCGCTGAAGGCGCAAATATGCCCACCACTATTGAGGCGACGAATCTGTTCCTTGATGCGGGCGTATTGTTTGCACCGGGCAAAGCAGCCAACGCCGGTGGTGTGGCGACATCTGGCCTGGAAATGGCGCAGAATGCGGCGCGGCTGGGCTGGAAAGCGGAGAAAGTGGATATTCGCCTGCACCACATCATGCTCGATATTCACGAAGCCTGCGTGAACTACGGCGGCGAAGAGAAACAAACGCATTATGTTCGCGGCGCGAATATTGCGGGCTTTGTAAAAGTGGCCGACGCGATGTTAGGGCAAGGCGTGCTGTAA
- the ahpC gene encoding alkyl hydroperoxide reductase subunit C encodes MSLINTKIKPFKNSAFKNGEFVEVTEQDVEGRWSVFFFYPADFTFVCPTELGDVADHYDEFQKLGVDIYSVSTDTHFTHKAWHSSSDTIAKIKYAMIGDPTGALTRNFEIMREDRGLADRGTFIVDPQGIIQAIEVTAEGIGRDASDLLRKVKAAQYVASHPGEVCPAKWKEGEATLSPSLDLVGKI; translated from the coding sequence ATGTCTTTAATTAATACAAAAATCAAACCATTCAAAAACAGCGCTTTTAAAAACGGTGAATTCGTTGAAGTTACCGAGCAGGATGTAGAAGGTCGCTGGAGCGTTTTCTTCTTCTATCCAGCTGACTTTACTTTTGTATGCCCAACTGAATTGGGTGATGTTGCTGACCACTACGATGAATTCCAGAAACTGGGCGTGGATATCTACTCTGTTTCCACCGACACCCATTTCACTCACAAAGCATGGCACAGCAGCTCTGACACTATCGCGAAAATCAAATACGCGATGATCGGCGACCCAACTGGCGCACTGACTCGTAACTTCGAAATCATGCGTGAAGACCGGGGCCTGGCTGACCGCGGCACCTTTATTGTTGACCCACAGGGCATCATTCAGGCTATCGAAGTGACTGCCGAAGGCATTGGTCGTGACGCATCTGACCTGCTGCGCAAAGTGAAAGCCGCTCAGTATGTGGCTTCTCACCCAGGTGAAGTTTGCCCGGCTAAATGGAAAGAAGGCGAAGCGACTCTGTCTCCGTCTCTGGACTTGGTCGGCAAGATTTAA
- the opgB gene encoding phosphatidylglycerol--membrane-oligosaccharide glycerophosphotransferase, which produces MSEMLSIVLFVAAIAVYAAKAGRNIWWFSVILLILGLYIVLNVTFVASNYFTGEGINDAVLYTLTSSMTGAGIGKYILPGVGVFVALVAVFGALTWVLRRRKGYPHHFGYSLLALVLALASVDASPAFRQVTELVKSQTRSGDSDFAVYYQVPQGVIKNPKLNLVYIYGESLERTYFEPELFPDLAPELTGLKNEGIDFSHTVQLPGTDYTIAGMVASQCGIPLFAPFEGNSSASLSSFFPKNICLGDILKASGYENYFMQGADLRFAGKDVFLQSHGFDHMYGAQELKTMVADPQYRNNWGFYDDTVLDEVFEKYVELSKANKRFSLFTLTVDTHHPDGFISKTCKRRSYNFDGKENQSFSAVACSQEHIAALIEKIKASPYFKNTVIVVSSDHLAMNNTAYKYLNQHERNNLFFILRGDKPQSDLVPVKRSTLDNGATVLDVLGGDNYLGLGRSSLSGQSIASVFLNVKEKVMEWKPDVIDLWNFPKTITQYEIDQKKNTFSYSGAHFKMPLLLRILDKKIEPLPESEYSAPLRYQLADFKENDKFIWVDRCFKMARLWDSKLALSTGLCVAQGQMGGQPTVRLIEQQQEQHAVEFARQDIDKTRFKKNVALLKVDENAIRYQADSFIFNVPGAPDNVKEFSGISRPEDWGRWSNANLAPEVKIEYAEPLPEKFDLVITAKAFGPNIGQPVPVKVGNQQQTLTLGEELSTTTLHFDNPEGSNLLEIIPPQPKLSNEGNILGHEPRKLGIGMEDIKVVPAS; this is translated from the coding sequence TTGTCGGAAATGCTTTCAATTGTGTTGTTTGTTGCAGCCATCGCCGTGTATGCCGCTAAAGCTGGACGTAATATCTGGTGGTTTAGCGTCATCCTTCTTATTTTGGGTCTGTATATTGTCCTGAACGTCACTTTTGTTGCCAGTAACTACTTTACCGGTGAAGGGATCAACGACGCGGTACTGTACACGCTGACCAGCAGCATGACCGGAGCCGGAATAGGTAAATACATCCTGCCGGGCGTGGGTGTGTTTGTTGCGCTGGTGGCGGTTTTTGGCGCGTTGACCTGGGTTTTACGCCGCCGAAAAGGTTATCCGCATCATTTTGGCTACAGCTTGTTGGCGTTGGTTTTGGCGCTGGCCTCGGTGGATGCGTCACCGGCTTTTCGTCAGGTGACTGAGCTGGTGAAATCACAAACGCGCTCGGGTGATTCCGACTTCGCTGTGTATTATCAGGTTCCGCAGGGAGTGATTAAAAATCCAAAACTCAACCTGGTTTATATTTATGGCGAAAGTCTTGAGCGCACCTATTTCGAACCCGAATTATTCCCTGATTTAGCACCGGAATTAACCGGACTTAAAAATGAAGGAATAGATTTCAGCCATACCGTGCAATTACCGGGCACCGATTACACGATTGCCGGAATGGTCGCTTCGCAATGCGGCATTCCATTATTTGCACCGTTCGAAGGGAATTCATCCGCTTCGTTATCGAGTTTCTTCCCGAAGAATATTTGCCTGGGCGATATCCTGAAAGCGTCCGGCTATGAAAACTATTTTATGCAGGGCGCAGATTTACGCTTTGCCGGCAAAGACGTCTTTTTACAATCTCACGGCTTTGACCACATGTACGGTGCGCAAGAGCTGAAAACCATGGTTGCTGACCCGCAGTACCGCAACAACTGGGGTTTTTATGACGATACGGTGCTGGACGAAGTCTTTGAGAAGTATGTGGAATTGTCGAAAGCGAATAAACGTTTCTCGCTGTTTACGCTCACGGTTGATACTCATCACCCGGATGGTTTTATCTCAAAAACCTGCAAACGCCGCAGCTATAATTTTGACGGCAAAGAAAACCAGTCATTTAGCGCAGTGGCCTGTAGCCAGGAACATATTGCCGCTCTTATCGAAAAAATAAAAGCCTCACCATATTTTAAAAATACCGTGATTGTGGTGAGTTCTGACCATCTGGCAATGAACAATACTGCATATAAATACCTCAATCAGCACGAGCGTAATAACCTGTTCTTTATTCTCCGTGGTGATAAACCGCAGTCTGATTTGGTGCCCGTTAAACGCAGCACTCTGGATAACGGAGCGACGGTGCTGGATGTTCTGGGTGGTGATAATTACCTTGGATTAGGGCGCAGCAGTTTATCCGGGCAGTCGATTGCATCTGTATTCCTTAACGTCAAAGAAAAAGTGATGGAGTGGAAACCGGACGTTATCGATCTGTGGAATTTCCCGAAAACCATTACTCAATACGAAATTGACCAGAAGAAAAATACCTTCAGCTACTCTGGCGCACATTTCAAAATGCCACTGCTGTTGCGTATTCTGGATAAAAAAATCGAGCCGTTACCTGAAAGCGAATATTCCGCGCCGCTGCGTTATCAACTGGCTGACTTTAAAGAAAACGATAAATTCATTTGGGTCGATCGCTGTTTTAAAATGGCGCGTCTGTGGGATTCAAAATTGGCACTTTCCACCGGGCTGTGCGTGGCTCAGGGGCAAATGGGTGGTCAACCTACGGTGCGCTTAATCGAACAGCAGCAGGAACAGCATGCGGTTGAATTCGCCAGGCAGGATATCGACAAAACGCGCTTTAAAAAGAATGTCGCGTTGCTCAAAGTGGATGAAAATGCCATTCGCTACCAGGCCGATAGTTTTATTTTCAACGTGCCGGGTGCGCCAGATAACGTCAAAGAGTTTAGCGGGATTTCACGCCCGGAAGACTGGGGTCGCTGGTCAAACGCTAATCTGGCACCGGAAGTGAAAATTGAATATGCCGAACCGCTGCCGGAGAAATTTGACCTGGTCATTACGGCTAAAGCGTTTGGCCCGAATATTGGCCAGCCGGTGCCGGTGAAAGTAGGAAACCAGCAGCAGACACTCACGCTTGGCGAAGAATTAAGTACCACTACCTTGCATTTTGATAACCCGGAGGGCAGCAATCTGCTGGAAATTATTCCGCCGCAGCCGAAGTTATCCAATGAAGGCAATATTCTCGGCCATGAACCGCGCAAATTGGGGATTGGGATGGAAGATATTAAGGTCGTTCCGGCAAGTTAG
- the purE gene encoding 5-(carboxyamino)imidazole ribonucleotide mutase encodes MSSNQTPARIAIVMGSKSDWATMQFAAEILTALEVPHHVEVVSAHRTPDKLFSFAEQASDNGLQVIIAGAGGAAHLPGMIAAKTLVPVLGVPVQSAALSGVDSLYSIVQMPRGIPVGTLAIGKAGAANAALLAAQILALHDSGLHQRLQAWRQSQTDEVLENPDPRGDA; translated from the coding sequence ATGTCCTCCAACCAGACCCCAGCGCGTATCGCCATTGTCATGGGTTCCAAAAGTGACTGGGCTACCATGCAGTTTGCCGCAGAAATCCTCACCGCCCTTGAAGTCCCGCACCATGTAGAAGTGGTTTCCGCACACCGCACTCCCGATAAACTGTTCAGTTTTGCCGAACAAGCAAGCGACAACGGTTTGCAGGTGATTATTGCTGGTGCAGGCGGAGCGGCACATTTGCCGGGCATGATTGCGGCGAAAACGCTGGTCCCCGTGCTGGGCGTGCCCGTTCAAAGTGCGGCATTAAGCGGCGTAGACAGTCTCTATTCTATTGTGCAAATGCCGCGTGGTATTCCCGTCGGCACGCTGGCGATTGGCAAAGCAGGTGCTGCAAATGCCGCGCTGCTGGCCGCTCAAATTCTTGCCCTGCATGACAGCGGCTTGCATCAGCGCCTGCAAGCGTGGCGTCAAAGTCAGAC
- the lpxH gene encoding UDP-2,3-diacylglucosamine diphosphatase codes for MTLFIADLHLCSEEPAITAGFLRFLAGRAREADALYILGDLFEAWIGDDDPEPLHRQIALAIKDLVDSGVPCFFIHGNRDFLLGNRFARLSGMTLLPEEKIVELYGRKILLLHGDTLCTDDHGYQAFRKKVHQPWLQWLFLALPLFIRKRVAAKMRADSKASNSSKSMAIMDVNTHAVIDALERHQVQWMIHGHTHRPEIHPISANGKPAFRCVLGAWHTQGSMIKVTAEDVELIPFSF; via the coding sequence ATGACGCTTTTTATCGCAGATTTACATCTGTGTTCAGAAGAACCGGCGATCACCGCCGGTTTTCTGCGTTTTCTGGCAGGCCGCGCTCGGGAAGCAGACGCGCTTTATATCCTTGGCGATCTGTTTGAAGCCTGGATTGGCGACGACGATCCGGAACCGCTGCACCGCCAAATCGCGCTAGCAATCAAAGACCTGGTGGATTCTGGCGTGCCCTGTTTCTTTATTCATGGCAACCGGGATTTCCTGCTTGGCAATCGCTTTGCCCGCTTAAGCGGTATGACGCTGCTGCCAGAAGAAAAAATCGTTGAACTGTATGGCCGCAAAATTTTGCTGCTGCACGGCGACACGCTCTGTACTGACGACCACGGTTATCAGGCATTTCGCAAAAAAGTCCATCAGCCCTGGCTGCAATGGTTATTCCTCGCCCTACCGCTGTTTATCCGCAAACGCGTCGCCGCCAAAATGCGTGCTGACAGCAAAGCCTCAAATAGCAGTAAATCTATGGCGATTATGGATGTGAACACGCACGCGGTTATCGACGCCCTCGAACGCCATCAGGTGCAATGGATGATCCACGGTCATACCCATCGCCCGGAAATTCATCCGATTTCAGCCAATGGTAAACCCGCGTTTCGCTGCGTGCTTGGCGCATGGCACACACAGGGATCGATGATTAAAGTGACTGCTGAAGACGTCGAGTTAATTCCTTTTTCTTTTTAA
- the ahpF gene encoding alkyl hydroperoxide reductase subunit F, with product MLDNNMKNQLKAYLERLTKPVELIATLDDSAKSAEIKELLAEIAELSDKVSFTINNDLPVRKPSFLITNPGSDKGPRFAGSPLGHEFTSLVLALLQTGGHPSKESQDLLEQIREIDGDFHFETYYSLSCHNCPDVVQALNLMSVLNPRISHTAIDGGIYQNEITDRNIMGVPAVFLNGKEFGQGRMTLAEIVSKIDTGAEKRAAEALNKREAYDVLIVGSGPAGAAAAVYSARKGIRTGLMGERFGGQVLDTVDIENYISVPKTEGQKLAGALKAHVDDYDVDVIDTQSASKLIPAQTEGGLHQIQTASGATLSARSIIIATGAKWRNMNVPGEEQYRTKGVTYCPHCDGPLFKGKRVAVIGGGNSGVEAAIDLAGLVEHVTLLEFAPEMKADQVLQKKLRSLKNVDIILNAQTLEVKGDGSKVTGLKYKDRVTQKVHDIELAGIFVQIGLLPNTNWLEGSVERNRMGEIIIDAKCETTVKGVFAAGDCTTVPYKQIIIATGEGAKASLSAFDYLIRQS from the coding sequence ATGCTCGACAACAATATGAAAAACCAACTCAAGGCCTACCTTGAGAGATTAACCAAACCTGTTGAGTTGATTGCCACGCTGGATGACAGTGCAAAATCAGCGGAGATAAAGGAACTGCTGGCTGAGATCGCGGAGTTATCGGACAAGGTTTCCTTCACCATTAATAACGATTTGCCGGTGCGCAAACCGTCGTTTTTAATTACCAACCCAGGCTCCGATAAAGGCCCGCGTTTTGCCGGTTCCCCACTCGGCCACGAATTTACTTCTCTGGTTTTAGCTTTGCTGCAAACCGGGGGACACCCGTCGAAAGAGTCGCAGGATTTGCTGGAGCAAATTCGTGAAATCGACGGCGATTTCCATTTTGAAACCTATTACTCGCTCTCCTGCCACAACTGCCCGGACGTGGTGCAGGCGCTGAACCTGATGAGCGTGTTGAACCCGCGTATCAGCCACACGGCGATTGATGGCGGCATTTACCAGAATGAGATTACGGATCGCAATATCATGGGCGTACCTGCAGTATTCCTGAACGGTAAAGAGTTCGGCCAGGGGCGCATGACGCTGGCTGAAATCGTCAGCAAAATTGATACCGGTGCTGAAAAACGTGCTGCCGAAGCGCTGAACAAACGCGAAGCTTACGACGTGTTAATCGTCGGCAGCGGCCCGGCAGGTGCAGCGGCGGCGGTGTACTCCGCACGTAAAGGCATTCGCACCGGTCTGATGGGCGAGCGTTTTGGCGGCCAGGTTTTAGATACCGTTGATATCGAAAACTACATTTCAGTGCCAAAAACTGAAGGCCAGAAACTGGCAGGCGCACTCAAAGCGCATGTTGATGATTACGACGTAGACGTTATCGACACGCAAAGCGCCAGCAAACTGATCCCGGCGCAAACCGAAGGCGGATTACACCAGATTCAAACGGCCTCAGGTGCCACACTGAGTGCACGCAGCATCATCATTGCGACGGGTGCAAAATGGCGCAACATGAATGTGCCGGGCGAAGAACAGTACCGCACCAAAGGCGTGACGTACTGCCCGCACTGCGACGGCCCGCTGTTTAAAGGCAAACGCGTCGCGGTGATCGGCGGCGGCAACTCCGGCGTGGAAGCGGCGATTGATCTGGCGGGTCTTGTTGAACACGTTACGCTGCTGGAATTTGCCCCGGAAATGAAGGCCGACCAGGTCTTGCAGAAGAAACTCCGCAGCCTGAAAAACGTCGATATCATTTTGAATGCCCAAACGCTGGAAGTGAAAGGCGACGGCAGCAAAGTGACCGGATTAAAGTATAAGGATCGTGTGACACAAAAAGTACATGATATTGAACTGGCAGGTATTTTCGTACAAATCGGGCTGTTGCCGAACACCAACTGGCTGGAAGGCAGCGTTGAGCGTAACCGCATGGGTGAAATCATCATTGATGCGAAGTGCGAAACCACAGTGAAAGGCGTATTTGCGGCGGGTGACTGCACCACCGTCCCCTACAAACAGATTATTATCGCCACCGGCGAAGGTGCCAAAGCCTCTCTGAGCGCATTTGATTATCTGATTCGCCAGTCATAA
- the ppiB gene encoding peptidylprolyl isomerase B, with translation MVTFHTNHGDIVIKTFDDKAPETVKNFLEYCREGFYANTIFHRVINGFMIQGGGFEPGMKQKETKDTIQNEANNGLKNTKGTLAMARTQAPHSASSQFFINVADNDFLNFSSESMQGWGYCVFAEVVEGMDVVEKIKGVSTGRSGMHQDVPKEDVVITSVTVSE, from the coding sequence ATGGTTACTTTTCATACTAATCACGGCGATATCGTAATCAAAACTTTTGATGATAAAGCGCCTGAAACTGTTAAAAACTTCCTCGAGTACTGCCGCGAAGGTTTCTACGCCAACACCATTTTCCACCGTGTGATCAACGGTTTTATGATCCAGGGCGGCGGTTTTGAACCGGGTATGAAGCAGAAAGAAACCAAAGACACCATTCAAAACGAAGCGAATAACGGCCTGAAAAATACCAAGGGCACGCTGGCAATGGCTCGTACCCAGGCGCCACATTCTGCAAGCTCCCAGTTCTTCATTAACGTAGCGGATAACGATTTCCTGAACTTCAGCAGCGAAAGCATGCAAGGTTGGGGTTATTGCGTATTTGCCGAAGTCGTTGAAGGCATGGACGTAGTAGAAAAAATCAAAGGCGTGTCCACGGGTCGCAGCGGTATGCACCAGGACGTTCCTAAAGAAGACGTGGTTATCACTAGCGTAACCGTAAGCGAATAA
- the cysS gene encoding cysteine--tRNA ligase has protein sequence MLKIFNTMSRQKEEFKPIHAGEVGMYVCGITVYDLCHIGHGRTFVAFDVVARYLRFIGYKLKYVRNITDIDDKIIKRANENGEDFVALVDRMVAEMHTDFDALNILRPDSEPRATKHIPDIIEIVEQLIERNHAYVASNGDVMFSVETDADYGKLSRQDLDQLQAGARVEVEANVKRSPMDFVLWKMSKPGEPSWQSPWGEGRPGWHIECSAMNCKQLGNHFDIHGGGSDLMFPHHENEIAQSTCAHGGEYVNTWMHSGMVMVDREKMSKSLGNFFTVRDVLKYYDAETIRYFLMSGHYRSQLNYSEENLKQARTSLDRLYTALRGTDSSVQPAGGEAFEARFREAMDDDFNTPEAYSVLFDMAREVNRLKTEDLAAANGLAAALRQLSGVLGLLEQDPEAFLQGGAQSDDSEVAEIEALIKQRNDARQSKDWALADQARDRLNEMGIVLEDGAQGTTWRRK, from the coding sequence ATGTTAAAAATCTTCAATACAATGAGTCGCCAAAAAGAGGAATTCAAACCTATTCATGCCGGAGAGGTTGGCATGTACGTGTGTGGTATCACCGTTTACGATTTGTGTCATATCGGACATGGCCGTACTTTTGTTGCCTTTGATGTGGTCGCACGTTACCTGCGTTTTATCGGCTATAAGCTGAAATACGTGCGCAACATTACGGATATCGACGACAAAATTATCAAACGCGCTAACGAAAACGGCGAAGACTTCGTGGCGCTGGTTGATCGCATGGTGGCTGAAATGCACACCGATTTCGACGCGCTGAACATTTTGCGCCCGGACAGCGAGCCTCGCGCCACCAAACATATCCCAGACATCATCGAAATTGTTGAACAGCTTATCGAGCGTAATCACGCCTATGTTGCCAGCAATGGTGATGTGATGTTCTCCGTGGAAACCGACGCGGATTACGGCAAGCTTTCGCGTCAGGATCTGGATCAACTGCAAGCTGGTGCTCGCGTTGAAGTCGAAGCGAACGTTAAGCGCAGCCCAATGGATTTCGTGTTGTGGAAGATGTCTAAACCGGGCGAGCCAAGCTGGCAGTCGCCGTGGGGCGAGGGCCGTCCAGGCTGGCACATCGAATGTTCGGCGATGAACTGCAAACAGCTCGGCAACCATTTTGATATTCACGGTGGCGGTTCAGATTTGATGTTCCCGCACCACGAAAACGAAATCGCGCAGTCCACCTGTGCGCACGGCGGCGAATACGTTAACACCTGGATGCACTCGGGCATGGTGATGGTCGATCGCGAGAAAATGTCCAAATCACTGGGCAACTTCTTCACCGTGCGCGACGTGCTGAAATATTACGACGCGGAAACCATTCGCTACTTCCTGATGTCCGGTCACTATCGCAGCCAGTTGAACTACAGCGAAGAAAACCTGAAACAGGCGCGTACTTCTCTGGATCGTTTGTACACTGCACTGCGCGGCACGGATTCAAGTGTTCAGCCTGCCGGTGGCGAAGCGTTTGAAGCGCGTTTCCGTGAAGCGATGGATGACGACTTCAATACCCCGGAAGCCTATTCCGTACTGTTCGATATGGCGCGTGAAGTGAACCGCTTAAAAACAGAAGATTTGGCGGCAGCAAATGGCCTGGCGGCGGCGTTACGCCAGCTTTCAGGCGTGTTGGGCTTGCTTGAGCAGGATCCAGAAGCATTCCTGCAAGGCGGTGCACAGTCCGACGACAGCGAAGTGGCTGAAATCGAGGCGCTTATCAAACAGCGTAACGATGCGCGTCAATCTAAAGACTGGGCGCTGGCAGACCAGGCTCGTGACCGCCTCAATGAAATGGGTATCGTGCTGGAAGACGGTGCGCAGGGTACCACCTGGCGCCGCAAGTAA